A genomic window from Streptomyces broussonetiae includes:
- a CDS encoding ABC transporter permease, translated as MTTTLTDAPAAGAGSGGGLEPGTAGRRPVPVVRILRMELVKQFSAWRVRLLVLLCWLGPVLLVFAIDQQSTLPSDTLFGRWMHATGWAGSLVVLGVAGTWALPLITSVVAGDVFASEDRLGTWRHLIIAVRSHRRIFAAKAITSVTVIGLLVAGLAVSSVLGGLLAEGNQPLVGPDGHLLTGGDAAGKVLLAWVCVLAPTLALAAIGLLGSVALGRSPMGLLLPVIAALGMQTAQMLPLPVPVRLALPGYAFISWNGLFTDPQQLGPLLIGIGVSLVWAVVATALACLLFLRRDFTNVNNDGAGRRALTLGALPLAGVLAATVGLVAVGTGASGSGITQDKVQRSVATVFAHLYPFQQAQMRQPAVAAAQLQTTAACDKSEGLGAQAGPGNDWRCTVSWNVPGYHVTAQAIYQVDVTPTGRYIADGDGPVQVNGYFLIINGGKPTPNPLWQFDGNVDLISGH; from the coding sequence ATGACCACGACTCTCACCGACGCCCCCGCCGCCGGAGCGGGGTCCGGGGGAGGGCTAGAGCCCGGGACGGCCGGCAGACGCCCGGTCCCGGTGGTCCGGATCCTGCGGATGGAGCTGGTCAAGCAGTTCTCTGCCTGGCGGGTGCGCCTGCTGGTGCTGCTGTGCTGGCTCGGTCCGGTCCTGCTGGTGTTCGCGATCGACCAGCAGAGCACCCTGCCGTCCGATACCCTCTTCGGCCGGTGGATGCACGCCACCGGCTGGGCCGGATCGTTGGTGGTGCTCGGCGTCGCCGGCACATGGGCCCTGCCGCTGATCACGTCCGTGGTCGCCGGCGACGTCTTCGCCTCCGAGGATCGGCTGGGCACCTGGCGCCACCTGATCATCGCCGTCCGCTCGCATCGGCGGATCTTCGCGGCCAAGGCGATCACCAGCGTCACCGTGATCGGACTGCTGGTAGCCGGCTTGGCCGTCTCCAGCGTGCTCGGCGGACTGCTCGCGGAGGGGAACCAGCCGCTGGTCGGCCCGGACGGCCACCTGCTCACCGGCGGGGACGCGGCCGGTAAGGTCCTGTTGGCGTGGGTCTGCGTGCTGGCGCCGACGCTTGCCCTGGCCGCCATCGGGCTGCTCGGGTCGGTGGCCCTGGGCCGATCCCCGATGGGCCTGCTGCTGCCCGTGATCGCCGCCCTCGGGATGCAGACGGCGCAGATGCTGCCGCTGCCGGTCCCGGTGCGCCTGGCACTGCCCGGCTACGCCTTCATCTCCTGGAACGGCCTGTTCACCGATCCCCAGCAGCTGGGGCCGTTGCTGATCGGCATCGGGGTCAGCCTGGTGTGGGCGGTCGTGGCGACGGCACTGGCCTGTCTGTTGTTCCTCCGCCGGGACTTCACCAACGTCAACAACGACGGCGCCGGACGCAGGGCGCTGACTTTGGGTGCCCTCCCGCTGGCGGGCGTGCTGGCCGCGACGGTCGGTCTCGTCGCCGTCGGGACCGGGGCGAGCGGTTCTGGCATCACCCAGGACAAGGTGCAACGGTCGGTAGCCACGGTGTTCGCCCACCTCTACCCGTTCCAGCAAGCACAGATGCGCCAGCCGGCGGTCGCCGCAGCGCAACTGCAGACCACAGCGGCCTGCGACAAGAGCGAGGGGCTCGGGGCGCAGGCAGGGCCGGGAAACGACTGGCGCTGCACGGTCTCCTGGAACGTCCCCGGTTACCACGTTACCGCCCAGGCCATCTACCAGGTCGATGTCACCCCGACCGGGCGCTACATCGCCGACGGGGACGGACCGGTGCAGGTGAACGGGTACTTCCTGATCATCAACGGCGGCAAGCCGACGCCCAATCCGCTGTGGCAGTTCGACGGCAACGTCGACCTGATCTCCGGTCACTGA
- a CDS encoding helix-turn-helix domain-containing protein, producing the protein MEIGNELGDYLRARRAAVAPADVGLPDDGPRRVPGLRRDEVALLAGMSTDYYIRLEQGRERHPSEQVLRAIAGALRLDDAATAHLFRLALSVVGMVAAPTAVAPELLRLMDGMRDVPAFVVGAAQDVLAANAMARELYCGFARYDNLLRMIFLDPFAREFYADWDHAARIAVGNLRASSSQFPRDERIERVVGELSVRSPAFTGLWARYEVRPRTHEDKHFRHPGVGEIRLHFEALAVTSAPGQHLSVYSAEPGSASADALILLGRLSEREATLANQTHPAEDGEFRS; encoded by the coding sequence ATGGAAATTGGGAACGAACTCGGTGATTACCTGCGCGCCCGTCGTGCGGCGGTGGCACCGGCGGATGTGGGCCTACCCGACGACGGGCCTCGGCGGGTGCCGGGGCTGCGCCGTGATGAAGTGGCACTGCTGGCCGGGATGAGCACTGACTACTACATCCGGTTGGAGCAGGGCCGCGAGCGGCACCCGTCCGAGCAGGTGCTGCGGGCGATCGCCGGGGCACTGCGGCTGGACGACGCGGCGACCGCCCATCTCTTCCGGTTGGCTCTATCGGTCGTTGGGATGGTGGCCGCCCCGACGGCTGTCGCTCCTGAGTTGCTGCGGTTGATGGACGGCATGCGTGATGTGCCGGCCTTCGTGGTGGGGGCGGCGCAGGACGTGCTGGCGGCCAACGCGATGGCGCGGGAGCTGTATTGCGGTTTCGCCCGGTATGACAACCTGCTGCGGATGATCTTCCTCGATCCCTTCGCGCGTGAGTTCTACGCCGACTGGGACCACGCGGCGAGGATCGCGGTGGGCAACCTGCGGGCGTCCTCCTCGCAGTTCCCGCGGGACGAGCGGATCGAGCGGGTCGTCGGCGAGCTGAGCGTGCGCAGCCCCGCCTTCACGGGCCTGTGGGCGCGCTACGAGGTCCGTCCTCGAACGCACGAGGACAAGCACTTCCGGCACCCGGGGGTGGGGGAGATACGTCTGCACTTCGAGGCGCTCGCCGTCACCAGCGCCCCCGGACAGCACCTGTCCGTCTACAGCGCGGAACCTGGCAGTGCCAGCGCCGACGCCCTGATCCTGCTGGGCCGGCTGTCCGAGCGGGAAGCGACCCTGGCGAACCAGACCCATCCCGCGGAAGATGGAGAATTCCGATCGTGA
- a CDS encoding SMI1/KNR4 family protein, whose protein sequence is MSGSFDVARALDGGISDRERAWTFIRSFAAAWGDALAEDDGTPRAELAQAEAMLGCSLPTALHEFYTLVGSRPDLVANQEPLLPPHEVFVHDECGGVLVFRSENQGCAFWGVRLTDLDRDDPPVLVQARHGWGPFLDRVSLSCVELVLSEALFGGGGRLYNACELPADLLGAVPEHFQRVQLPDRPMWTGREEFPVRWFSAPGKLLRQDGLGVHSWLHVRGRTRADLDAICAAVPERWSLGYTESLSSEPLPF, encoded by the coding sequence ATGAGTGGCAGCTTCGACGTGGCCCGCGCCCTGGATGGCGGCATTTCCGATCGGGAGCGGGCCTGGACATTTATCCGCAGCTTTGCTGCCGCTTGGGGCGATGCGCTGGCCGAGGATGACGGCACGCCCAGGGCGGAGCTGGCGCAGGCGGAGGCGATGCTCGGCTGCTCCCTGCCGACTGCGCTGCACGAGTTCTATACGCTCGTGGGTAGCCGGCCCGACCTGGTCGCCAACCAGGAGCCGCTGCTGCCGCCTCACGAGGTGTTCGTGCATGACGAGTGCGGCGGCGTCCTCGTCTTCCGCAGTGAGAACCAGGGCTGTGCCTTCTGGGGGGTGCGCCTTACCGACCTTGACCGGGACGATCCTCCGGTGCTCGTTCAGGCGCGGCACGGCTGGGGGCCGTTCTTGGACCGGGTGTCCTTGTCCTGCGTCGAACTCGTCCTGAGCGAGGCGCTGTTCGGCGGCGGAGGCCGGCTGTACAACGCGTGCGAGCTGCCCGCGGACCTGCTTGGTGCGGTGCCCGAACACTTCCAGCGGGTCCAACTGCCGGACCGTCCAATGTGGACGGGGCGGGAGGAATTCCCCGTGCGTTGGTTCTCTGCCCCGGGCAAGCTGCTGCGCCAAGATGGCCTGGGCGTCCACAGCTGGCTTCACGTCCGGGGCCGGACCCGCGCCGATCTGGATGCGATCTGCGCCGCCGTTCCTGAGCGGTGGTCCCTGGGGTACACCGAGTCACTCAGCTCCGAGCCGCTGCCCTTCTGA
- a CDS encoding aldo/keto reductase, with translation MTAALAEAVGTFEIAGKKVARLGFGAMRLTGLGVWGEPDDRQECVRVLRRAVELGVQLIDTADSYGPYVSEEIIREAIHPYRDDVLIATKAGLTRNGPDVIRAGGGLVRLGPAAWPPVGRPEYLRQQALMSLRRLGVDHIDLFQLHRVDPKVPLEDQVGELKRLQDEGKIVAIGLSQVTVGQIEQARAIVEIATVQNRYNLTDRGSADVLEYCTRHGIGFIPWAPVAAGELARPGGPVDRIASTHHAGPSQVALAWLLTRSGVVLPIPGTSKVAHLEENLAAAILRLSDAETDELTAAA, from the coding sequence GTGACCGCGGCACTGGCCGAGGCCGTCGGCACCTTTGAGATAGCCGGCAAGAAAGTCGCCCGTCTCGGTTTCGGCGCGATGCGCCTGACCGGACTCGGGGTGTGGGGTGAACCCGACGACCGTCAGGAGTGCGTCCGCGTGCTGCGCCGCGCCGTCGAACTCGGCGTGCAGTTGATCGACACCGCGGACTCCTATGGACCGTATGTGAGCGAGGAGATCATCCGGGAGGCGATCCATCCCTACCGCGACGACGTGCTGATCGCGACCAAGGCCGGGCTGACCCGCAACGGACCCGATGTGATCAGGGCCGGCGGGGGACTGGTGCGCCTGGGTCCGGCGGCGTGGCCACCGGTCGGGCGCCCGGAGTACCTGCGGCAGCAGGCCCTGATGAGTCTGCGCCGACTTGGCGTGGATCACATCGATCTGTTCCAGTTGCACCGGGTCGATCCGAAGGTCCCGTTGGAGGACCAGGTCGGCGAGCTGAAAAGGCTCCAGGACGAGGGCAAGATCGTCGCGATCGGGCTGTCCCAGGTCACCGTCGGCCAGATCGAGCAGGCCCGCGCGATCGTGGAAATTGCCACCGTCCAAAACCGCTACAACCTCACCGATCGCGGGTCCGCCGACGTCCTGGAGTACTGCACCCGTCACGGCATCGGCTTCATCCCCTGGGCGCCGGTGGCCGCTGGTGAGCTGGCTCGCCCCGGTGGCCCGGTCGACCGGATCGCGAGCACTCACCACGCCGGCCCCTCGCAGGTGGCGCTGGCCTGGCTGCTGACCCGCTCCGGGGTCGTCCTGCCCATCCCCGGTACCTCCAAGGTCGCGCACCTGGAAGAGAACCTGGCGGCGGCGATCCTGCGGCTGAGCGACGCGGAAACCGACGAACTGACCGCCGCGGCGTGA
- a CDS encoding PKD domain-containing protein codes for MKRSKKLLLPGVASLALLFGGVESVAHGVGIADAAHSASGVGSCTLKGYNPATTPPNAKNLPLGKRPMTYKPDDFDCSGAKFAAPGVEFAKFPQPKNFKITDKSVVQRVGGHQTIIGKPAAAVNPLAPYFPPFQHFVIIYRENHTFDDYLGDCATTIAAGCNGQVESTNHMSSVPDLHQLAKTYSLSDSYSTGVQPPSGPNHWFLFSGQSSSSSQQQSYPSNGTQFDRFLQSDQGPTDEGTSACTAPSGTSSGTSPYSMIVNGDIYWMLNSGSGYWKNPADGKIEVLPPNRPGTTIPEELHTNEYTCNNQSIPDSTVSGDYLNFVNQYGMPAYNYVELFNDHPGTYQDIAGNDTATNNIVSSIMSNPTYKNNTLIVVTEDDTQNGSNGPDHVSNTYRVPLLVIGNPAYVKQHYVSHVAYTTANVLAAMERTMENVHSGVIDPNNNLGSSTFPMTTADQAALGDPLEDFWVQGATPLSASAKGSPTTGNAPLTENFTGSATGGTAPYTYSWNFGDGSTSTSQNPSHTYSTAGTYTATLTVTDSASPASTATSQVTTTVSAVGNPLAASASATPTSGQVPLNVAFTGTGTGGTPAYSYSWNFGDGSTSTSQNPSHTYSTAGSYTATLTVTDSASPANSASSTVTVTASPIAATVPGAPTGLTATAGTGQVALSWTPPASTGGENITSYKVYRGTSSGGESLLTSGGCSGLGAVTSCTDTGLTTGQTYYYRVTAVNGVGEGAQSNEASATPTGSTGCQAKQLLGNPGFENGSSNPAPWTASSGVINNSSSEPPHSGSWDAWLDGYGTTHTDTVSQTVTLPKGCTSEQLSFWLHVDTAETSITTAYDTLKVQVLNSSGTVLGTLHTYSNLDRITGYAQHTFDLSPYAGQTVTLKFTGAEDYEYQTSFVLDDTTINVQ; via the coding sequence ATGAAGAGATCGAAGAAGTTACTGCTGCCCGGTGTCGCCAGCCTTGCCCTGCTGTTCGGCGGGGTGGAGAGCGTGGCTCACGGCGTCGGGATCGCTGACGCCGCCCACTCTGCGTCGGGCGTCGGCTCGTGCACGCTGAAGGGGTACAACCCGGCGACGACCCCCCCGAACGCCAAGAACCTGCCGCTCGGCAAGCGTCCGATGACGTACAAGCCGGACGACTTCGACTGCTCCGGCGCGAAGTTCGCCGCGCCCGGCGTGGAGTTCGCGAAGTTCCCGCAGCCCAAGAACTTCAAGATCACCGACAAGAGCGTCGTGCAGAGGGTCGGCGGCCATCAGACGATCATAGGGAAGCCCGCAGCGGCGGTGAACCCGCTGGCGCCGTACTTCCCGCCGTTCCAGCACTTCGTGATCATCTATCGCGAGAACCACACTTTCGACGACTACCTCGGCGACTGCGCGACAACGATCGCCGCCGGCTGCAACGGCCAGGTGGAGAGCACCAACCACATGAGCTCCGTTCCGGACCTGCACCAGCTGGCCAAGACCTACTCGCTGTCCGACTCGTACAGCACCGGCGTCCAGCCGCCGTCCGGCCCCAACCACTGGTTCCTGTTCTCGGGGCAGTCCTCGTCCAGCAGCCAGCAGCAGTCCTACCCGTCGAACGGCACCCAGTTCGACCGGTTCCTGCAGAGCGACCAGGGCCCCACGGACGAGGGCACCAGCGCCTGCACCGCTCCGTCCGGCACCAGCAGTGGCACCAGCCCGTACTCGATGATCGTGAACGGTGACATCTACTGGATGCTTAACAGTGGCAGCGGCTACTGGAAGAACCCGGCCGACGGCAAGATCGAGGTCCTGCCGCCCAACCGTCCGGGCACGACCATCCCCGAAGAGCTGCACACCAACGAGTACACCTGCAACAACCAGAGCATCCCCGACAGCACCGTCTCCGGCGACTACCTCAACTTCGTCAACCAGTACGGGATGCCGGCCTACAACTACGTCGAGCTGTTCAACGACCACCCCGGCACCTACCAGGACATCGCCGGCAACGACACCGCGACGAACAACATCGTCAGCTCCATCATGAGCAACCCGACGTACAAGAACAACACGCTGATCGTCGTCACCGAGGACGACACCCAGAACGGCAGCAACGGCCCGGACCACGTCAGCAACACCTACCGCGTGCCGCTGCTCGTCATCGGGAACCCGGCCTACGTCAAGCAGCACTACGTCTCGCACGTGGCGTACACGACGGCCAACGTGCTGGCGGCCATGGAGCGCACGATGGAGAACGTGCACTCCGGCGTCATCGACCCGAACAACAACCTGGGCTCGTCCACCTTCCCGATGACGACCGCGGACCAGGCCGCGCTCGGCGACCCGCTGGAGGACTTCTGGGTCCAGGGCGCGACCCCCCTGTCCGCGAGCGCCAAGGGCTCGCCGACCACCGGCAACGCGCCGCTGACGGAGAACTTCACCGGCTCGGCGACCGGCGGCACGGCCCCGTACACGTACAGCTGGAACTTCGGCGACGGGTCGACCAGCACGTCGCAGAACCCGAGTCACACCTACAGCACCGCGGGTACCTACACCGCGACGCTGACCGTCACCGACAGCGCCTCGCCCGCCAGCACCGCGACCTCGCAGGTGACGACCACGGTCAGCGCCGTCGGCAACCCGCTGGCCGCAAGCGCCTCGGCCACCCCGACCTCCGGCCAGGTGCCACTGAACGTCGCCTTCACCGGCACCGGCACCGGTGGCACCCCGGCGTACAGCTACAGCTGGAACTTCGGTGACGGGTCGACCAGCACGTCGCAGAACCCGAGTCACACCTACAGCACCGCGGGTAGCTACACCGCGACGCTGACCGTCACCGACAGCGCCTCGCCGGCGAACTCCGCGTCCTCGACGGTGACCGTCACAGCCTCGCCGATCGCCGCGACAGTACCGGGCGCGCCCACCGGCCTGACGGCGACAGCCGGAACCGGGCAGGTCGCGCTGAGCTGGACGCCACCGGCCAGCACAGGCGGCGAGAACATCACCTCGTACAAGGTCTACCGAGGCACCTCCAGCGGCGGCGAGTCGCTGTTGACCAGCGGCGGCTGCAGCGGACTGGGCGCGGTGACCTCGTGCACGGACACCGGGCTCACCACGGGGCAGACCTACTACTACAGGGTCACCGCGGTGAACGGCGTGGGCGAGGGGGCACAGAGCAATGAGGCGTCCGCCACCCCCACCGGAAGCACCGGCTGCCAGGCGAAGCAGCTGCTGGGCAACCCCGGCTTCGAGAACGGCAGCTCCAACCCCGCTCCGTGGACCGCGTCCTCCGGCGTGATCAATAACTCCTCCTCCGAGCCGCCGCACTCCGGCAGCTGGGACGCGTGGTTGGACGGCTACGGGACCACCCACACCGACACCGTGTCGCAGACGGTGACCCTGCCGAAGGGCTGCACCTCGGAGCAGCTGAGCTTCTGGCTCCACGTGGACACGGCGGAGACCTCGATCACGACCGCCTACGACACGCTCAAGGTGCAGGTGCTGAACAGCTCCGGCACGGTGCTGGGCACCCTGCACACCTACTCCAACCTCGACCGCATCACCGGATACGCGCAGCACACCTTCGACCTCTCTCCCTACGCGGGCCAGACAGTCACGCTCAAGTTCACCGGCGCGGAGGACTACGAGTACCAGACCTCCTTCGTGCTCGACGACACCACGATCAACGTGCAGTGA
- a CDS encoding alpha/beta fold hydrolase, giving the protein MLLPSDETGRGRPVVLLHARPTDRTMWGAHLPLLADAGVRAIALDLPGHGDAVVPEDREVAPWTDVLDTLDHLGADRFVLAGNSLGALVALQAAVTAPERVEGLVLVGYRPHDQPASPHLQAAWDAERTALAAGDLDAAVTAGVEAWTSAGATDEVRAHTARMLRGRLTQQLVHGEPALAADPLGEGTAALRTLTVPALVGVGEHDMPDFFEGGEALARDLDAGQAAVIPAAGHLAPLEQPSAFCTLLLDFIRRLPER; this is encoded by the coding sequence ATGCTGCTGCCCTCCGATGAGACGGGCCGAGGCCGCCCTGTGGTCCTGCTGCACGCCCGTCCCACCGACCGCACCATGTGGGGCGCCCACCTTCCTCTGCTCGCCGATGCGGGCGTGCGGGCCATCGCCCTGGACTTGCCCGGTCACGGCGACGCGGTCGTGCCCGAAGACCGTGAAGTGGCCCCCTGGACGGATGTACTCGACACGCTCGACCACCTCGGGGCAGACCGCTTCGTCCTGGCCGGGAACTCCCTTGGCGCCCTGGTGGCGCTCCAGGCCGCGGTCACGGCCCCCGAGCGGGTCGAGGGCCTGGTGCTCGTCGGGTACCGGCCCCACGACCAGCCGGCCTCCCCCCATCTGCAAGCCGCCTGGGACGCCGAAAGGACGGCGTTGGCCGCCGGAGACCTGGACGCAGCGGTGACAGCTGGCGTCGAGGCGTGGACCTCGGCCGGCGCGACCGACGAAGTACGCGCTCACACGGCCCGTATGCTCCGCGGCAGGCTCACCCAACAACTCGTCCATGGCGAGCCGGCACTGGCGGCGGACCCGCTCGGCGAAGGAACGGCAGCGCTGCGCACGCTGACCGTTCCCGCCTTGGTCGGCGTCGGTGAACATGACATGCCCGACTTCTTCGAGGGTGGCGAGGCACTGGCCCGCGACCTCGACGCGGGCCAGGCTGCGGTCATCCCCGCCGCAGGGCACCTCGCGCCGTTGGAACAACCCTCCGCGTTCTGCACCCTGCTCCTGGACTTCATCCGCCGTCTCCCGGAGCGGTAA
- a CDS encoding IS3 family transposase, which yields MRSLGFVSVRLVPQGQGRGRPGRGPERPADQRRARGTAAAAQGEPRAAADDRDPQKSDRLLREGERPVSEPYRYIHTEKANYPITLLCRVLHVARSSYYAWREGEAARRRRRAADDALAHEITVLHLASRRTYGVPRIHAELRRRGRRVNRKRIARVMGERDIRGVTRRKHRSLTRPDKKAKPAPDLIGRDFHADTPGTKLVGDITYLPTAEGWLYLACWLDLATREAAGYAMADHHRAELVVTALDMAYGRGNLQPG from the coding sequence GTGCGATCTCTCGGTTTCGTGTCAGTGAGGTTGGTACCGCAAGGCCAAGGCCGAGGCCGACCGGGGCGAGGGCCAGAGCGGCCAGCTGACCAGCGCCGAGCGCGAGGAACTGCGGCGGCTGCGCAAGGAGAACCGCGGGCAGCAGCAGACGATCGAGATCCTCAAAAAAGCGACCGCCTCCTTCGTGAAGGAGAACGACCGGTGAGCGAGCCGTACCGGTACATCCATACGGAGAAGGCGAACTACCCGATCACCCTGCTGTGCCGGGTGCTGCACGTGGCCCGCTCCTCCTACTACGCCTGGCGCGAGGGCGAGGCCGCCCGCCGCAGGCGCCGGGCCGCCGACGACGCACTCGCGCACGAGATCACCGTGCTGCACCTCGCCTCCCGCCGCACCTACGGTGTCCCGCGTATCCACGCCGAGCTGCGCCGCCGCGGGCGGCGGGTGAACCGCAAGCGCATAGCCCGCGTGATGGGCGAGCGCGACATCCGCGGCGTCACCCGCCGCAAGCACCGCTCACTGACCCGGCCGGACAAGAAGGCGAAGCCGGCCCCGGACCTGATCGGCCGCGACTTCCACGCCGATACACCCGGAACCAAATTGGTCGGCGACATCACCTACCTTCCCACCGCCGAGGGCTGGCTCTACCTCGCCTGCTGGCTGGACCTGGCCACCCGCGAGGCGGCCGGCTATGCCATGGCTGACCACCACCGCGCCGAACTCGTAGTCACTGCCCTGGACATGGCCTACGGCCGGGGCAACCTGCAGCCCGGCTGA
- a CDS encoding ABC transporter ATP-binding protein — MDTTIAVRGHGITKVFGDVVALDHVDVSVAQGQIHGLVGPNGAGKTTLLGLMLGLAVADKGDLEILGASVGRGLPAPDGVSGFVDGPGLYPTLTAKQNLATLVWLQPDDALAGDVGEALEQVGLTEAADQKVRGFSLGMRQRLGLAAALLTKPRLLVLDEPSNGLDPAGKRKVHTVLRRLAAEGVTVVLSSHRMDDLEALCSEVTILAKGRVLFSGPLKKLTDEKHELDYRLRALDPSAAHAVAAGTPGVRVVEDSDAAARPDNDVIVVRARAAALDELVARIVGANIPVRELAPVVSPLEAAFLSLTDQLAIIGQEADQ, encoded by the coding sequence ATGGACACGACCATCGCAGTGAGGGGCCACGGCATCACCAAGGTCTTCGGCGACGTCGTCGCGCTCGACCATGTCGATGTAAGCGTCGCGCAGGGTCAGATCCACGGCCTGGTCGGCCCGAACGGTGCCGGAAAGACCACGCTGCTGGGCCTGATGCTGGGCCTGGCCGTCGCCGACAAGGGGGATCTGGAGATCCTCGGCGCTTCAGTGGGCCGTGGGCTGCCGGCGCCTGACGGTGTCTCCGGGTTCGTCGACGGACCCGGCCTCTACCCCACTCTCACCGCGAAGCAGAACCTCGCGACGCTGGTCTGGCTGCAGCCCGACGACGCACTCGCCGGTGATGTCGGCGAGGCTCTGGAGCAGGTCGGACTCACCGAGGCCGCCGATCAGAAGGTCCGCGGCTTCTCCCTGGGCATGCGCCAACGGCTGGGACTGGCCGCGGCGTTGCTGACCAAACCGCGTCTGCTGGTGCTCGACGAGCCGTCCAACGGCCTGGACCCGGCGGGCAAGAGGAAGGTGCACACGGTCCTGCGCCGGCTCGCGGCCGAGGGCGTCACGGTCGTCCTGTCCAGCCATCGGATGGACGATCTGGAGGCGCTGTGTTCCGAGGTCACCATCCTGGCCAAGGGGCGTGTGCTGTTCTCCGGCCCGTTGAAGAAGCTCACCGATGAGAAACACGAACTCGACTACCGGCTGCGCGCCCTGGATCCGTCCGCCGCGCACGCTGTCGCGGCCGGAACGCCCGGCGTTCGCGTCGTCGAGGACTCCGACGCCGCGGCGCGACCGGACAACGACGTGATCGTCGTACGCGCGCGGGCGGCTGCTCTGGACGAACTCGTGGCGCGGATCGTGGGCGCGAATATCCCCGTGCGCGAACTCGCTCCCGTTGTCTCGCCGTTGGAAGCAGCCTTTCTCTCCCTGACGGACCAGCTCGCCATCATCGGGCAGGAGGCCGACCAATGA
- a CDS encoding transposase produces MGTYKYSAEFRADAVALARSSGRPVSRIAAELGVNHETLRQWIKAAENAERPEALAKSTNDAEIAALRKQVRELEMERDIPRRAAKYFAGETNW; encoded by the coding sequence GTGGGGACCTACAAGTACTCGGCGGAGTTCCGGGCCGACGCGGTGGCGCTGGCCCGTTCGTCGGGCCGACCCGTCTCACGCATCGCTGCCGAACTCGGCGTGAACCACGAGACGCTACGGCAGTGGATCAAGGCCGCGGAGAACGCCGAGCGTCCCGAGGCGCTCGCGAAGTCCACGAACGACGCGGAGATCGCGGCCTTGCGCAAGCAGGTCCGCGAGCTGGAGATGGAACGTGACATCCCGCGCCGGGCGGCCAAGTATTTTGCGGGCGAGACGAACTGGTGA